The Thermococcus sp. genome includes a region encoding these proteins:
- a CDS encoding Maf-like protein, which produces MLVLASSSPRRREILSRFISDFEVVPSNVDEVYSGKPEECAVELARKKAREVHSRVGRTVIGADTVVSVDGKILGKPKDEREAYEMLKLLSGKVHRVTTGYCIVHGGREITGVVTTEVKFRELDDELIWAYIKTGEPMDKAGAYGIQGLGGLLVEWIKGDYYNVVGFPMEIIWKLRELGLRVLSR; this is translated from the coding sequence ATGCTCGTCCTCGCTTCTTCGTCCCCGAGGAGGAGGGAAATACTATCACGCTTCATCAGTGATTTTGAAGTTGTTCCGAGCAACGTTGATGAAGTATACTCAGGGAAACCCGAGGAGTGCGCAGTCGAACTCGCCAGGAAAAAAGCGCGGGAAGTTCACTCGCGCGTTGGCAGAACCGTTATTGGTGCAGATACTGTTGTGAGCGTTGATGGAAAAATCCTTGGAAAGCCAAAGGACGAACGAGAGGCATATGAAATGCTTAAACTCCTCAGCGGTAAGGTTCACAGGGTTACGACCGGCTACTGTATCGTCCACGGGGGGAGGGAGATAACCGGCGTCGTAACAACCGAGGTCAAGTTCCGCGAGCTCGACGACGAGCTAATCTGGGCCTACATCAAGACAGGAGAGCCCATGGACAAGGCCGGTGCCTATGGAATACAGGGGTTGGGTGGCCTACTCGTTGAATGGATTAAGGGGGACTACTACAATGTCGTCGGCTTTCCGATGGAGATAATCTGGAAGCTTAGAGAACTCGGTCTTAGGGTGTTATCACGTTGA